Proteins encoded by one window of Pecten maximus unplaced genomic scaffold, xPecMax1.1, whole genome shotgun sequence:
- the LOC117321277 gene encoding mediator of RNA polymerase II transcription subunit 34-like — MAAFTHCLDFAKEQLGIAFELKEKQIETLKCAYELRDCIAVLPTGYGKSLIFQLLPFFMQKKHGMESPMITLVVTPLNSIMEDQVMSLQRVGIQACFLDYDGKKGTRYTFDTHDSGDEEAEGEDQDQDDTVVAKDVDINDVMKGKYQLVYAHPETLTKSKRVASMLRSKTYQDRTGAIVIDEVHMVTEWGEGFRPAFKELGELTCILPHVAHLALTATSTDLRISTLCGILMYKDPAVVKMNPDRPNIYLCVQSRLPNNRKYEKYDEILKPVITELKQKLEKFPLTIMYVESLEALGYFYRFSSHHLGENQYSPVGSASPENRIIAQYHKDYTKDMKQLIVSELGKDCPKIRLVFATVALGMGLNAPSIERIVHCRPPTTLENYFQEIGRAGRKGQSAEAILHFNNNDLAKSRKGLTQEMIDFCRNNTTCLRRQLVKYFGYDDVLCNDKINCCSNCRWS, encoded by the exons ATGGCCGCCTTTACACACTGTTTGGATTTCGCGAAAGAACAACTTGGAATTGCGTTTGAGTTGAAAGAGAAGCAAATTGAGACATTGAAATGTGCATACGAATTGAGAGACTGCATAGCAGTTTTACCAACTGGTTATGGTAAAAGCCTGATTTTTCAGCTATTGCCTTTCTTCATGCAGAAAAAGCACGGTATGGAAAGCCCGATGATCACTTTGGTTGTGACACCATTGAATTCCATCATGGAAGATCAGGTGATGAGTCTCCAGAGAGTGGGAATTCAAGCTTGTTTTCTTGATTACGATGGCAAAAAGGGGACACGATATACATTTGACACGCATGATAGTGGTGATGAGGAAGCGGAAGGAGAAGACCAGGATCAAGATGATACTGTTGTTGCCAAAGACGTGGACATCAATGATGTGATGAAGGGGAAATATCAGCTAGTTTATGCCCACCCCGAGACACTTACGAAGAGCAAGAGAGTGGCCAGCATGTTGAGGTCGAAAACATACCAGGACAGGACAGGCGCAATTGTTATTGATGAAGTTCACATGGTTAcagaatg GGGTGAAGGATTTAGACCTGCATTTAAGGAGTTAGGAGAGCTGACCTGCATACTTCCCCATGTAGCGCATCTGGCATTAACAGCAACATCAACTGATTTGAGAATTTCAACTCTATGTGGTATTCTGATGTACAAGGACCCTGCTGTGGTAAAGATGAACCCGGATCGACCAAATATTTACCTATGTGTTCAATCAAGGCTCCCGAATAACAGGAAATATGAGAAATATGACGAAATTCTGAAACCGGTGATAACAGAACTGAAGCAGAAGCTAGAGAAATTCCCTTTAACTATTATGTATGTGGAAAGCTTAGAGGCCCTTGGATATTTCTACAGATTCAGTTCGCACCACCTAGGGGAAAACCAGTATTCACCAGTTGGAAGTGCATCACCAGAGAATAGAATCATTGCACAATACCACAAGGATTATACGAAAGACATGAAACAGTTAATTGTGAGTGAACTTGGGAAAGATTGTCCTAAAATTAGACTGGTTTTTGCAACCGTTGCCTTAGGAATGGGGTTGAATGCTCCTTCAATTGAAAGAATAGTTCACTGCAGACCACCTACAACCCTTGAAAACTATTTCCAGGAGATAGGCAGAGCAGGCAGGAAGGGCCAGTCAGCTGAAGCAATACTTCATTTCAATAATAATGACCTGGCAAAATCTAGGAAAGGATTGACCCAAGAAATGATCGATTTCTGTCGAAATAACACCACATGTCTGAGGCGACAGCTTGTAAAATACTTTGGGTATGATGATGTTTTGTGTAATGACAAGATCAACTGCTGCAGTAACTGTAGATGGAGTTAG